GACGACGGCGAAGCCGACGACCCAGACAATCCAGAACCACTCGACACCCAGAAAGAGGGCCGTCATGCCGAGACCCAAAATCAGGAACACGGTCACGCCGGCGATGTCCTCTCGCGCGTTCGAGACGACTCCCATAACTGGGTCTCCGTAGCTCGGAACAAAAAGCTCGTGCTCACCGCCGGGACTCTTTTAAGACCTCCAGGCGTCACCGACCCCATGAACGTCCTGCTTGGCATCGGCGGGAGCGAGGACTCCTTTCGCGCCCTCGATAAGACAATCGACCGGGCACAGGAGGCCGGCGACTCGCTGACCGTCGCCATCCTCGAGAACCCCGACTCCGACCCCGACCCCGACGACCTCGCCGAGCGCGCACGCGCGGCACTCGACGACGCCGGGCTCGACCCCGACGTGCACATCCTCGAAGGCCACGCCGGCAGCCAACTCGTCGAGTTCGCAGAGCGCGAGGGGTACGAACTCATCGTCCTCGGGGGCGGTGAGACCAGCCCGCTCGGGAAGGTCCAGCTCGGCTCCATCGCGGAGTTCGTCCTGTTGAACGCCACTGTCTCGGTCACCTTGGTCCGATGAGTCGCATCTACCCCGACGAGGTCGCCGGACCGTACGACCCGCCCCCGCGCTCGTTCACCGACAAGGCCGGCCGCGACATCCAGATTCGCCGCTTCGACGACGACATGGCGGCGCTCGTCTCGATGTATCTCGACTTCGACCCCGACGACCGCGCCCAGGGGATCCCCCCGACGACCGACGAGCAGATTCGCGAGTGGCTCGACACCATCGTCACCGAGGAGGGCGTCAACGTCATCGCGTGGCACGACGGCGACGCCGTCGGCCACGCCACCCTCGTCCCGGACTTCGATGACAACGAGGGGACGGAGGGACTCGACGAGTTCGAGCTCGCCATCTTCGTCCTCGCGGAGTACCAGGAGTCGGGCATCGGCTCACAGCTCATCACCGCGCTGCTCGGGGCCGGCCGCGAGGCAGAAATCGACCGGGTGTGGCTCACCGTCGAGCGGTGGAACCACGCCGCCGTCGCGCTGTACGAGAAGGTCGGCTTCGAGCCGTCCGACACCGGCAGCTTCGAGCTGGAGATGGGCGCGAAGCTACGCTGACCGGACGTTTTCGCCGGCGCGCGACCCGAACTCGCCGTCCTCGTACACGACCGACCCGCGCACCAGCGTCAGCGACGGGAACACGCCGTCCATCCCCTCGAAGGGCGTCCACTCGCAGTTCGTATGGAGGGCGTCGCCGCGAATCGCTCGCGGCTCCGTCCCGACGAGCACGAGGTCGGCGTCGTTGCCTTCCTCGATTCTTCCCTTCCGGTCGAGCCCGAACACGTCGGCCGGAGTCGCCGCCGTGAGGTCGCGCACGCGCTCGTACGTCAGCTCGCCCCGGTCGGCGGCCGCGAGCAACAGCGGGAGCGCGGTCTCGACGCCCGGCACACCGGAGGGAGCCGACCAGACGTCGGTGTCCTTCTCGGCGCGGGTGTGTGGCGCGTGGTCGGTCGCAATCATGTCGACGGTGCCGTCGGCGACGCGCTCGAAGACGGCCTCGCGGCGCTGTTCGCTCCGGAGTGGCGGATTCATCCGTCCGTGCGTGCCCAACTCGGCGAGGTCATCGCGCGACAAGAAGAGGTGGTGTGGCGTCACCTCGCAGGTCATCCCGGCCTCGGCCGCGGTGTCGATACCCGCCGGCGTGGAGGTGTGGGCGACGTGAATCTGGGTGTCGTGCTCGCGGGCGGTCTCACAGGCGCGCTCGACGGCGACGGCCTCGGCCTCGGCGGTCCGGTAGGCGCTCCACGCGTCGGCGTCGTCCCGGTCGCGGGCCGACTCATCGAAGAGGGTCGCGTCCTCGGCGTGGACCGTGACGCGGGTGTCGGTCTCGCTCGCGGCCACGAGCGCGTCCGCGAACAGGTCGCCCTCGATACCCATCTCGCCCGTCGAGTCGGCGAGGAACACCTCGCCGAGCGCGAACAGCGGGCGCGCGAGCAGGGAGTCGGGGTCCCACGACCCGGTGACGCCGCCGTTGATGCCGTAGTCGACGTACGACTCGGCCGCGAGGGCGGCCTTCTGGTCGAACGCCTCGCCGTCGACGGTCGGCGGGTCGGTGTTCGGCTGGTCGACGACGGTCGTGACGCCGCCGGCCGCGGCCGACTTCGACCCGCTCGTCCACGTCTCCTTGTGCGCGTAGCCCGGTTCCCGGAAGTGGACGTGCGCGTCAATCATCCCCGGGAGCAGTCGCTTGTCCGTCGCGTCGACGACGCGCTCGTCGCCGGTCGGAGTGAGGTCGCCGACGGCGGCGATGGTCTCGCCGTCGACCCGTACGTCACGCACTCGTCCGTCGGCGAGCGTCGCGGCCTGAAAGAGCATACCTCGACTCCGGCGTGCCGAGGATAAAAATGGGGCTACCGCAGGCGCTCGACGGTCGCGTCGCGGCCGCCGACGAGCGCCGATTCGAGCGCGCGGGCCACCCGGTCGGGGTCGCCGTCTCCGCCTGCCCGTGCGACGCTCCCGACGCTGTCGGGGTCGAAGGGAACGTCGAGCGCGTCGTACACCGCCCCGAGCACGGTGGCGATTTGCTCGTGGTCGCGCACGACGGCGATACCGGCGGTCTGTGCGACGCCCTTCGAGACGCGCTGTGCGAGGCCGACGAGTTTCCCGTCCGAAGAGAGGGAGTGTTGGCCGGGACAGAAGGCGTCGGGCGGCTCCCCCCGCGCTGCCGTCACCCCCACTGTTTCGAGTGCACGCTGTACGTCCGCGACCGCGGCGTCGTAGCGGTCGTCCATCCCGACCCGGAGGTCGTCGAGCGGTTCGAGACGGAGAAAGGCGACCGTCGACCCCGTGTACGCGACCGCGCGGCCGCCCACGTCGCGCTCGTGTGGCGGATAGCCGTGCTCGCGGGCGGCGGCACGCGCCTGCTCGTAGCCGTCAGCGCGGGCGTCGCGGCGGCCGAACGCCAGCTGTCGGTGTGGTCGCCACGCTCGCACTGCGCCCTCGCCGTCGCTCGCCACGTCCTCACGGAGCGCGGTCGTGACCGCGCGGTCGGCCGCGATGTCTGCCGCTCGCCCGCGGACGATTCGCATACCCCTCCGACGAGCGCGACAGCTAAAGGTGTCTCCTCCTTCACTCGGGTATGGTCACGCTCCCGGGGTCGGTGGTCTCCCGCTACGACCGATTCTCCCGGTACAACTCACCGTATCCGGCCCACGACCGCGGCTGTGCAATCGACCTCTATCCGGGTGACAACGGCGGGCCAGCGCCCTCGCCGGTCGCCGGGGAGGTCATCGACACCCGGACCGTCCGGTGTCCCCCGCAGCCGTACGCCGTCGACACCGACCACCTCATTTTGCTCGACACCGGCGAGCACGTCGCCCGCATCCTCCACGTCGACCCCGCCGTCGAGGCGGGCGACACGGTTGCAGTCGGTGACTCGCTCGGCCGGCTCGTCCGCTCGGGCTTCTTCGGTCGGTGGGTCGACGACCACGTCCACCTCGGCTTCCGGGCGCCCGACGCGAATCCGTATCGGGCCTCGGGGTCGCTCCCGCTCACCGTCGGCTGCGACGTTGCGCCGCTCGCGTGGGACGGCACGGGCGAGATTGTCGAGGTCGGGGAGACGCACGTTCGGCTCGACTCCCCCGCCGGCGGGGACGGATTCGTCGCCCTCGCCAGCGACGGGGGCGTCCCGCTCGACGGCGGGCTTGCCCACTACGCCGGCGCGGGCACGTTCGGGTCGCCGTCCGGGCCGCTCTCGCTGCTCGGGACCGAGGTCGCGACGCCGACCGAGGACGGTATCGCGTGGCGCGACGTGGCGGTCACGGTCGACGGGGTACGCGCGACGGGGCTGTCGCTGTTCGCGTCACAAATCGAGTTCGGGACGAAGCTCGTCTTCCACGAGGGCCACGACTTCGCCGTCGGAGAGTCGGTTCGGGTCGCCATCCACGAGACGACCGACCCGATTCGGCTCGGGTAGCCGGCTTACCGTGGCGAGTCGTCGCGCCGATTCTGTCGCTGGATGTGGCATCCCTCCGATGCCGTGGTCTCTTTGTCGCGCGGGAAACTACCGCGAGGTATGGACAACGAGGCAGTAGACGGGTTCGGCTCGCGCCGCTCGACCGTGTACGGCAGCGAGGGGATGGTCGCGACGAGCCAGCCGCTGGCGGCGACGGCAGGGTTAGAGACGCTCGAAGCCGGCGGCAACGCCTTCGACGCGGCGGTCGCGACCGCGGCCGCGCTCAACGTCGTGGAGCCGACCTCGACGGGGCTGGGCGGTGACGTGTTCGCCCTCTACCGGACGGCGGACGGCGAGGTGGGGGCGATGCGCTCGTGTGGCGGTGCACCGGCGAACGCGACCCGACAGACGGTGCGCGAGGCAGTGGCCGACGAGGACGAGGACCCCAGCGAAGCCGAGATGCCGATGCTCGGTCCCCAGACCGTGACGGTTCCGGGGACGGCCCGCGGGTGGGAGGCGACGACCGAGCGGTTCGGCGAGCGCAGCCTCGGGGAGAACCTCCAACACGCCATCCGGTACGCGACGGAGGGGTATCCCGTCTCGCCGGTCATCGCCGACGCGTGGAGCTACGCCGAGGACCTCTTCGACAACGAGAACGCCCGCAATGCCTACCTCGTAGACGGTGAACGCGCCCCGGAGGCGGGCGAACACGTCACTCTCGACGCCCTCGGCGCGACGCTCGAAACCATCGCCGAGGAGGGCGCAGACGCCGTCTACGAGGGCGAAATCGGCGAGCAAATCGTCGAAGAGGTGCAGGAGGCCGGCGGCTTCCTCACGATGGACGACCTCACAGAGTTCGAACCGGAGTTTCCCGACCCCGTCTCGACTAGCTACAACGGGACCGAGGTGTACGAACTCCCGCCGAACAATCAGGGACTCATCGTGTTGGAGGCGCTCAACATCGCCAGCGAACTGGGCGCGAGCGAGGCCGAGGGGACCGAGCGCGTCCACCTGTTCGTGGAGGCGCTCAAGCGGGCGTTCCACGACGGCCACCGCTACATCACCGACCCCGACTACGAGGAGCTGCCGCCGCTCAACAGCGCCGAGTGGGCGAGCGAGCGCGCGAGCGACGTGGAGGAGACGGCCGGCGACGTGGAGTTCATGCAACGGACGGGCGAGGACGCCGACACCGTCCTCCTGTGTGTGGCCGACGACGAGGGGAACGTGGTGTCGTACATCAACTCCCGGTTCGCGGGCTTCGGCTCCGGGCTGGTCGCCGGCGACACGGGCATCGCACTCCAGAACCGCGGGGCCTCCTTCTCGCTGGACGACGACCACCCGAACCGGTTCGAACCGGGCAAGCGCCCGTTCCACACCCTGATTCCGGGGCTTATCGACTTCGCACCCGACACTGAGGAGGAGGAGGACTGGGCGGCCTTCGGCGTGATGGGCGGATTCATGCAGCCACAGGGGCATCTCCAGACCGTGACGAGCCTCGTGGACGACGGGCTGACGCCACAGCAGGCGCTCGACCGGCCGCGCTGGCGCTACCGCGAGGACGGCCGGCTGGCCGTCGAAGCGCGGTTCCCGACCGAGACGCAAAACGGGCTCTTGCGCCGGGGTCACGACCTCGCCGTGTTGCCGCCGATTCAGTTCGGCGGCGCGCAGTTCGTGCGCCGCAACGCCGACGGCGTCCTGTCGGGCGCGACGGAGCCACGAAAGGACGGAAACGCCGTCGGCCGGTAAGCCGGGAAGGTCTATACATCTCCACGCTAAGTGAGAGTATGGAGTGGAAGACAGATTGGGGACTGCGGGCGCGCATGGGGTTCACCATGTTCCTCCTGTTCGCGCTGTATCTCGTATTCGCGGTCGTCATCACGACGTTCTTCAGCGGAAGCGCACAGCTCTTCTTGGGGCTGATGGTGCTGTTCATGGGCGCACAGTTCTTCTTCTCGGACAAGCTGGCGCTGTACTCGATGGGGGCACGCGAGGTCTCGGACGACGAGTATCCGCAGCTACACGCGACCATCGGCCGACTCGCACAGCAGGCAGACCTCCCGAAGCCGAAGGTGGCCGTCGCCGACTCGCGGGTTCCGAACGCGTTCGCGACGGGCCGCTCACAGTCCAACAGCGCGGTCTGTGTCACGACGGGCATCATGGACACCCTCTCCGAGGAGGAGCTGGAGGGCGTGATCGCCCACGAACTCGCCCACGTCAAGAACCGCGACGTGATGGTGATGACCATCGCGTCGTTCCTCTCGACGATTGCCTTCCTCATCGTCCGGTGGGGGTGGCTGTTCGCGGGCGGCGGCAACCGCGAGGGCGGGAATCAGGCTCCCGTCTTCGTCGCCATCATCGCGTCGCTGGTCGTCTGGATTCTGTCGTTCCTGCTGATTCGGGCGCTCTCGCGCTACCGCGAGTTCGCGGCCGACCGCGGCGGCGCGGCCATCACGGGCAAGCCCTCGGCGCTCGCGTCCGCCCTGCTCAAGATTAGCGGGAAGATGGACAGCGTGCCGAACGACGACCTCCGCGAGCAGTCGGAGATGAACGCGTTCTTCATCATCCCCATCAAGGCCGGGGCGATTGGTCGGCTGTTCTCGACACACCCCTCGACGGACAAGCGCGTCGAGCGGCTCCGTGAACTGGAACGCGAGATGGAAACGCAATAATGGGGCTGTTCGACTCTGTCAAACAGGCGCTCGGCGTCGCCGCCGAGGCCGACGCGACCCGCGAGGGCGACCCCGAGGCGCTGTTTGACCTCTCGACGGCCGCCGTGACGATGGAGGCGCAACTCGACTTCGCTCCGGCAGACGAGGCCGCGCTCTGCTTTTCGGGGGTGGACTCGACGGCCTTCACCGATGCGCGCGACGAGGTGGCGGCCGTCCTCGACGCCGGCGAGTCGGAGACGGGCACCGTCTTCGAGTTCCGCACCGACGCCCACGGCTACGACTGGGTCGTCCTCGCCGACACGGAGTTCGAGGACCTCGTGACGAGCGTTCACTTCGCCGCCGACACGATGCAGGAGTCCGGCTTCGGCTCCCGGCTGCTCGCGGCGGCGTTCCCCTTCGAGCGGGACAACACCGTCGCCTACTGGCTCTACTCCTTCCGCCGGGGGAGCTACTACCCGTTCGTCCCGACCGGCGACCGAAACCACGACTCCAGCACGGAGTTCAAACTCGAATCCGTCCTCGGCTCGGAGCTCACCATCGAGGAGGACAAGGAGTACTGGTATCCGATGTGGCCCGAAGGCGACGCCCGTCCGTGGGGTCGCCCGCTCGAACCCGGCGAGTAGGACTCCTACCTAAACGTACGTATCCGCCACGAACGACTACGTTTCCGTCTGCTGATTTCACTTTCAGTACGCTGTTAACGTGGGTTTATATCCCCGGACGCACAACCGATTGGTATGTCCGCAACACAGGACCTCGAAGACCTCCCGGGTGTCGGCCCGGCTACCGCCGACAAGCTCCAGGACAACGGCTACGACTCCTATCAGTCCATCGCCGTCGCTTCCCCGAGTGAGCTCTCGAACAAGGCCGACGTGGGCGAGTCGTCGGCGTCCGACATCATCAACGCCGCCCGCGAGGCCGCCGACATCGGCGGCTTCGAGACCGGGACGAGCGTGCTCGAGCGCCGCGAGGAAATCGGCAAGCTCCAGTGGCTCATCCCCGAAATCGACGAGATGCTCGGCGGCGGCGTCGAGACCCAGTCGATCACCGAGGTGTACGGCGAGTTCGGCTCCGGCAAGTCCCAGATCACCCACCAGCTCGCGGTGAACGTCCAGCTACAGGCCGAGAACGGCGGCCTCCACGGTCGCTGTATCTTCATCGACACGGAGGACACCTTCCGGCCCGAGCGCATCGACGAGATGGTTCGAGGACTCGACGACGAGGTCATCGACTCCGAACTCGAGTACCGAGACATCGAGGGGAGCGCCGGCGACGACGAGGCCATGGAGGCGCTCGTGGACGACGTACTCGCGAAGATTCACGTCGCGAAGGCGTTCAACTCCAACCACCAGATCCTCCTCGCCGAGAAGTCGCTGGAAATCGCGAAGGAACACGAGGACGACGACTACCCCGTCCGGCTGCTGTGTGTCGACTCGCTCACGGCCCACTTCCGCGCCGAGTACGTCGGCCGCGGTGAGCTCGCCAACCGCCAGCAGAAGCTGAACAAACACCTCCACAGCCTCGACCGCGTCGGCAACCTCTACAACGCCGCCGTGGTCGTCACGAACCAGGTGCAGTCGAACCCGGACGCCTTCTTCGGCGACCCCACCAAGCCCATCGGCGGCAACATCCTCGGTCACAAGTCGACGTTCCGGATGTACCTGAAGAAGTCGAAGGGGAACAAGCGCATCGTCAAGCTCGTCGACGCGCCGAACCTGGCCGACGGCGAGTCCGTCATGCGCGTCGAGAACGCGGGTATCAAGCCCGAGTAGTGCC
This portion of the Halosegnis longus genome encodes:
- a CDS encoding universal stress protein — protein: MNVLLGIGGSEDSFRALDKTIDRAQEAGDSLTVAILENPDSDPDPDDLAERARAALDDAGLDPDVHILEGHAGSQLVEFAEREGYELIVLGGGETSPLGKVQLGSIAEFVLLNATVSVTLVR
- a CDS encoding GNAT family N-acetyltransferase, translating into MSRIYPDEVAGPYDPPPRSFTDKAGRDIQIRRFDDDMAALVSMYLDFDPDDRAQGIPPTTDEQIREWLDTIVTEEGVNVIAWHDGDAVGHATLVPDFDDNEGTEGLDEFELAIFVLAEYQESGIGSQLITALLGAGREAEIDRVWLTVERWNHAAVALYEKVGFEPSDTGSFELEMGAKLR
- a CDS encoding dihydroorotase; translated protein: MLFQAATLADGRVRDVRVDGETIAAVGDLTPTGDERVVDATDKRLLPGMIDAHVHFREPGYAHKETWTSGSKSAAAGGVTTVVDQPNTDPPTVDGEAFDQKAALAAESYVDYGINGGVTGSWDPDSLLARPLFALGEVFLADSTGEMGIEGDLFADALVAASETDTRVTVHAEDATLFDESARDRDDADAWSAYRTAEAEAVAVERACETAREHDTQIHVAHTSTPAGIDTAAEAGMTCEVTPHHLFLSRDDLAELGTHGRMNPPLRSEQRREAVFERVADGTVDMIATDHAPHTRAEKDTDVWSAPSGVPGVETALPLLLAAADRGELTYERVRDLTAATPADVFGLDRKGRIEEGNDADLVLVGTEPRAIRGDALHTNCEWTPFEGMDGVFPSLTLVRGSVVYEDGEFGSRAGENVRSA
- a CDS encoding lipoyl protein ligase domain-containing protein, with the protein product MRIVRGRAADIAADRAVTTALREDVASDGEGAVRAWRPHRQLAFGRRDARADGYEQARAAAREHGYPPHERDVGGRAVAYTGSTVAFLRLEPLDDLRVGMDDRYDAAVADVQRALETVGVTAARGEPPDAFCPGQHSLSSDGKLVGLAQRVSKGVAQTAGIAVVRDHEQIATVLGAVYDALDVPFDPDSVGSVARAGGDGDPDRVARALESALVGGRDATVERLR
- a CDS encoding gamma-glutamyltransferase family protein — encoded protein: MDNEAVDGFGSRRSTVYGSEGMVATSQPLAATAGLETLEAGGNAFDAAVATAAALNVVEPTSTGLGGDVFALYRTADGEVGAMRSCGGAPANATRQTVREAVADEDEDPSEAEMPMLGPQTVTVPGTARGWEATTERFGERSLGENLQHAIRYATEGYPVSPVIADAWSYAEDLFDNENARNAYLVDGERAPEAGEHVTLDALGATLETIAEEGADAVYEGEIGEQIVEEVQEAGGFLTMDDLTEFEPEFPDPVSTSYNGTEVYELPPNNQGLIVLEALNIASELGASEAEGTERVHLFVEALKRAFHDGHRYITDPDYEELPPLNSAEWASERASDVEETAGDVEFMQRTGEDADTVLLCVADDEGNVVSYINSRFAGFGSGLVAGDTGIALQNRGASFSLDDDHPNRFEPGKRPFHTLIPGLIDFAPDTEEEEDWAAFGVMGGFMQPQGHLQTVTSLVDDGLTPQQALDRPRWRYREDGRLAVEARFPTETQNGLLRRGHDLAVLPPIQFGGAQFVRRNADGVLSGATEPRKDGNAVGR
- the htpX gene encoding zinc metalloprotease HtpX yields the protein MEWKTDWGLRARMGFTMFLLFALYLVFAVVITTFFSGSAQLFLGLMVLFMGAQFFFSDKLALYSMGAREVSDDEYPQLHATIGRLAQQADLPKPKVAVADSRVPNAFATGRSQSNSAVCVTTGIMDTLSEEELEGVIAHELAHVKNRDVMVMTIASFLSTIAFLIVRWGWLFAGGGNREGGNQAPVFVAIIASLVVWILSFLLIRALSRYREFAADRGGAAITGKPSALASALLKISGKMDSVPNDDLREQSEMNAFFIIPIKAGAIGRLFSTHPSTDKRVERLRELEREMETQ
- the pspAB gene encoding PspA-associated protein PspAB, with amino-acid sequence MGLFDSVKQALGVAAEADATREGDPEALFDLSTAAVTMEAQLDFAPADEAALCFSGVDSTAFTDARDEVAAVLDAGESETGTVFEFRTDAHGYDWVVLADTEFEDLVTSVHFAADTMQESGFGSRLLAAAFPFERDNTVAYWLYSFRRGSYYPFVPTGDRNHDSSTEFKLESVLGSELTIEEDKEYWYPMWPEGDARPWGRPLEPGE
- the radA gene encoding DNA repair and recombination protein RadA — encoded protein: MSATQDLEDLPGVGPATADKLQDNGYDSYQSIAVASPSELSNKADVGESSASDIINAAREAADIGGFETGTSVLERREEIGKLQWLIPEIDEMLGGGVETQSITEVYGEFGSGKSQITHQLAVNVQLQAENGGLHGRCIFIDTEDTFRPERIDEMVRGLDDEVIDSELEYRDIEGSAGDDEAMEALVDDVLAKIHVAKAFNSNHQILLAEKSLEIAKEHEDDDYPVRLLCVDSLTAHFRAEYVGRGELANRQQKLNKHLHSLDRVGNLYNAAVVVTNQVQSNPDAFFGDPTKPIGGNILGHKSTFRMYLKKSKGNKRIVKLVDAPNLADGESVMRVENAGIKPE